DNA from Rosa rugosa chromosome 6, drRosRugo1.1, whole genome shotgun sequence:
gactgaagtgtgatcaccggtaagagaaagagaggagttgctcttagagaggggttgctctagagaggcttggataatcttagagattgttgttgtgaattgtgtgttgaagtgtttcattgtaacctctatttataggctaccatgccaaagtgtttagcattaaacaaatgatagtggagcattaattggagataagaaatgatgaattttggagataaggaagcataattggagataaagaatgatgaatttcagagataaggagataaggaatgatgaattttggagaaaatgaagcactttcggctcctttattccttcaattatatctccatcaagaattcagattttgatagtgacttcttcataacaaatgttccactatgagtgtagatcatcctggtcaaatttcagagcttttgatatagtggttgggccggaaacgctgctggacctcttacaggtccagttttccagttttgcttttgCAAAAAATTGAACTGATTGTTTAAAGgacttccactcaaaactagctctggcactcttcataagaaatgatccttgggatgtttagatttaatctggacagttttagctcatttggatttcatttggttagtctgccgcccctccttccttgtttagctcggtttctcctagccgaaataggaaaatgtgctaaagttgacttttcatgcttccatagtaggctttatttagcctctaaatatatatttctaactagtcgacaatatatagcttgagccactaacattggctcaatttctccaagacgtgccttgtcaggccaaaatgctcattttgggtccaaacaatccCGCCATGTAAATGGGTACCCCCAGAATCCCATATCCATCAACAAACAGTCTGCCATTGCTGCTTGAAACTCATTCATCTGTGAAATACGTCTAGATTCCCCCTGTCTTCTCCCTTGAATAAAGAATTTCATTGAAGTCCCTCACTATAATCCATGGTACTGTTAACTTCGAATGGAGATGCCACATCAGGTTCCATGTTATATTTCGCCTTGAGGCCGTAACATACCCATATATGCATGTAAATCTCCATTTATCCAGTGCCCCTGGAGCCCCAATTCAAGCATCAATATGCCTTGAGGAAAAGTGGTGTAGATGGAGTGGAATATCATTCATCCAGAGCAGCGCCAAGCCTTGGATGAACTGCCCTTTCTCTTTTGCAATAACGTTGTCAAAATCGACTTTTATACGCAGCATATCAATGTGTTTCTCAGTACATAGAGTTTCCTATAGGAAGACAATTCTCGGCCTCTCTTGCCTTATCATATCTAACAAATTATGGCGAGTCACATTGTACATTAACAATCTCATTGCAGTTCTAGACTAAAATCAAGTATGCCATACCTTGACAGTCACGAGCAGAGGCACCAAATCATGCAAGACATGTCGTCGTGCGGTGGCTAGATCAAACACGACAGAAAGCTAGGGCAGCTAGGCGCTccactagttttttttttttttttatatactaGGGCGGTTGGAAGTCAAGATTGTGAAAATGTGAAGTGTTTTTCTACATACAAATTCTCTCTAATTTGCATACATTCGGCAATCTAAATTCATGATTTAACCGTTCAAAAGATAAATTAACCTTTAACGATTATCAATGAGAAAAATCAGTCTAAACAAAATTGTTTACTCATTCGATTGCATAAAATAAATGAACATTTCTAGTAAAAGTTAACAATCTCATGATCAATCGTTTATTTGTATGATGCAAATTGAATGAGTAAACTATTCTGTTcacattgattttttttcatatttgatCTTTAATGATTGAtgtaagggcatctccaaccgttgtagtcaaaagccaaaatggcttTGGCTTTTCCAGAAGCCTTCTCCAACCATTCACTACCCTTAGTCATTTTGACTTATTAGTCAAAAGGGGAGTCATTTTGACGAAGGTTGCTGGAACGAAAGCCAAATTGGCTGAGGACGGAAGAGGCTGGGCCCCAGCTGCACATGGGTTTTGGTTGGAAGATAGTGAAGACGCGCAGAGGGAGTCTACGTGCCAGAAACGCGCAAAAGGACAAAATCACGTTCGGCGGGGGGAGAAACGCGCCTTACACGCGCAGAACCGTGGCCGACACTGGGCCCCTCCAGTGACAGAAGCCGTTGGGGCTTCCAACGGTCCTCAAACCAACGGACGAGATTCATGCATCATTAATTCAATTTAAAATGAAAGGCCGAGATTAATTGGTTCTAAAAATCAaaaagtaaatatatatttattgaaTATCTAATCTTCAAAAAAATGTATGGATTAAAATCAACGGTTAATAATAAAGTAATGATgttttaaaccaaaaaaaaattgaaaaaataaaagaaaaatttctaaaaaatcagaaaaatgttTTTTGCCCGTTGGAACAGTAACTTTaacaaattctataaataccaaccCTCTTCTTCATAATTTTTCACTCCAAAACATCTCCAATCTCCTCCAAACTTCATTCTTTTTCACGAATATATAgattcccaaaaataaataaataattttttttaatcaattaatgacgatatattatataacataattatgtatgatatataaattcatattgtagttaattaattttctaaaatgattaatttattaaatgactttggcttttgactaaacatggttggagatggaaaaattgaatgaatagtGATGACACTAGGGGAGTCAAATTTTGCATATGGCTTTGGCTTATGActaaatggttggagatgctctaacttTTGAATGGAAAAGAGCTCACAAAAGAACTTATAGATTTAGACCTCTACACACATTGTCAATTGATTTTGGCTTGAATGTTTaaagattaaatacttgttactcctcagaatttttcctgaaaaacagtttagtcccttgccttttaaattaaactagatagtcattattctctctaattctcgcACAACAGGTCCAtaacaggtccaaaatgactattataacCCTCACTTtcactttttttattattttttctctttttaatcttttttcaattattttttctaCTTCTGCCTCTCTCTGCCATTGAGTCAACTCACTAGCGACATCGATTCCCAATTCGCAATCAGAAACCCTAGCCATTTGTCCAGATCCAACTCATTGAGTCCGTcccgccaccgccaccactcGTAGGCACCGCCGGGAATGGCTTATTCGGAAGCCGATTCCTGTCTCCGACAGGTCGTTTCTCCAGCCCTAGAGAAGATCATCAAGAATGCCTCCTGGGTTGACTCTCGCCAATCTCCAGCGAGAGGTTGTCATGTCCTTTTGACatggaaggaagagaagaagaagaagaagaagaagaaggaatacACTCAAAGGAGGGTGAGGAGAGCGATTCCGGTGAAATCCTCGGCAGCGAGGCATTTGTGATGAGACAAGGAATTGGAGCGACTTCGGTGACGTAAAGCTGTATAATCTCCTTCGTGCTCAGCGACGACTTGTTGTCCTTGGGCGAGACCCTCAGGTCATCGTCCAGTTGTTTTAGTAGGGCTTTATAGGTGTCCAGAAGGGGAGTCGTCGGCGGAAGCTTCTGAGCTAGGTCAGGCATGGGATGGGTGTCCGGAAAATTGAGGGTTCTAGAGTTTTCTCTGGAAATCTccatgagaatttgagagagtgAACGAGGTGAGAGGTAGGGTGAGGGTTTCCCTCGATCAAGGCGTGATCGAATGTCTTGTCTACTGACGACAAGGTCGTCGAGGACGATCGACAAGCACCATGGATCTgggctcagagagagagagagattagaaAAACAGGAATTGAGGGGTATactagtcattttggacctgttgtgtgagaattcgagaaaataaggactaaattgtttaatttaaaaggtgagggaactgttttctggagcaaagtacagggagtaacaagtatttaatctaATGTTTAATTTACCATTGCATTAGAGTAAAAGTAGTGAACGACGACCACACATGATGTATTCAacatgtttttatttatttatatatctatatataacttATATTTCCTAACAATTCAAAATATACATCAACTACTCGTATGTGAATCAAATTCATGACATTCCATTTATAAATGAGAGACTAATAGCACTATACCAAATGATATTGGGCTTCCataaaccactgcaagtggcctagtggttcttgcctagttgggtgtgctccccaacctaggttcgaaccccgaagctgtcaaagtggctaggcactgtgctgcaatgcacagttggagcatttcacatgcgccgaaggggtttatcttgggtctaggaagcctttgggttccccttgacaaagggCTTCCATTCACATGTTTTACGTTACCAAATATAAGATGGGGGAATTCTATTTAGACCTCGAAATATTTGATATTTTCACCTCCGTATAGCTTTCAAACAAATAGAATTCCAAGTTTTCCcttttagagaaaaaaaaaaatctttaaccCAGATGATGTATTGTTGATTAAAGGCAGTGGGTTTCTTGGCAGAGACAACTTGCTAGAACTCCAAATTCCAATTTTTTCTTGTGAAAAAGGCATTTCTAATACAACTTCAAATGGCTGAGAATAGCAGTTGCATTTTAAAATGAACCATATTTCATATATGGATATAGTTTTGCTAGTGAGTTGGACGTAACCTGTTGGTTGTTGGTTATTAATTGCATGTGGAAGTTTGGTTATTACACGTATTTTTATGCGCGTAATTACATTCTAAACACTAGAATTAAACTAATCTGGAGAGTAATTATTatataattaatctatttttatttatatggtagtaaataagcggagttgtcgATTTCGGAAGAAGTTgtgcgaaattggagcaaaatggggtttccgacaaaaggacaaaaagtcaaccttagtcAACGTCAATGAGAAAGCGGAACCCGATGACCCGAAAATAGTGTGTGCAATTATATCTTGATGGGAAGAAGAttatgaagaaagaaagaaaaaaaaaaacaaaataataataaaaaggtATATATAGAAAGAAGTTGCAGTTAAGctttagagcacccactacctatgtacgaagtcatgggttcgagtcaccatgggggcaggagtgaaatcctttgatcatctttaaaaaaaaaaaattaattaaatttaacTAAAGTTTAATTATGTGGGAGCTGCATGCATGGCACTGCATGCACGTGCCATGCATGCATCATCAGCcaccattttctttctttcttcaccgCACCAATCAGGTTCTGACACCTCATCCataacctaatttcatttgctctcACGCTAGCCACACATGATTAAAACCCATCACTGTTCTCTCTCTTACCAACATCGAGACCCTTAGAGACCCAATTAATATATTCTCACCCTACAGAGGATAGCCGCACACCACCACACTTCCATTGATCTTTCCCATTCTCTCGTCGACCACCCACATCACCTCACactctctccttttctcttcttcatttttaatttcatctTTTGGGATTGGACACTCAAGGCTTCAAAGGAATCATCATCATGAGCACACATCTTATTTTgggtagttgggtgaagaaattCTTGGTTCATACTAGCCCATAGCTAGgagtgaccaagctaactctcCCCTCTCGTCCTTGTTATCTAGTTCATAATTTTTGTGTACTTTTGTTGATGAATTCTtgtatgggtagtgagtagtttaaattgggagttagggttgtgaagccctaactcatcttatataaatattgatgctttacttttaataaatgcaatttccattgtgtatgctttaaatccaaattcattggtccttagaagcatgtttctaggccttgtcaacctttgaaattatgttatgggcaattgtgatgaatagattgataaattgacaacttattagtcttgtggcatctaggatttaagtgtggtgaccattagctagcttaattgtagcaaaatttgcttgggtctctattatcttacTCTCTAGAcctctaattttagatattgcggcTTTGACCGGCATAATGCctaaattagagagttgattatGGCCCTAGCAGGCATAATCAATACatcgaaaggataattggtttagtagccttgacTGATACTAGATACGAGActtaacacatataggaaatgcatgcatttgtgaaattagCATCAATATTTGCAAgagagttagtgtgaatcacccgacactcccatgttcccattaatttgaaatccgaatttaatttcttgcttgataattagttgtttgcttttattttagtttgcatttaatttagttaattcccaattcaaaactcccaaacaaaattctacattccattgtgcataactcatttgggctacaagttagtggctttgattaggcttagtgtgagctaagccgagtattgccgaggcttggtgcattgtgaatattattttactttattttatttttatttttcattgtatacttttaagttattctagcgCCAATTATCTCGGTTATGTCCAACGCCTAATCCCCAAtgtacgataatcaaggttttaatacttcccttacttgacacgattcgtacgcttgtgAGAGTATATGCATCAAGTCATTTGGAATGAGTGGGATGGGAATACAAAAAAGAGAAAGACATATGGAGTTGGTCCTAATTGAGAAAtctaaaaaaatttctaaatttatttatttgcaACGTACATCTTCTGAAAAATTATACGTTTTTAATAATTACTGGCAGTTTTCCTTTTAATCATATCTACTAGGCTCTAGATAACTTTCatggaggattttttttttcttgggtttGGTGGCAGTTGGAGGATACACGAAGTAATGGTTTCATTCTCaacgcgctctctctctctctctcttcgtacGCAAGAAATATATATGGTAtagatattttatttttcagcAATATATGATACATAAATTTTGATCATTTCGGACTAAAAACAAGCAATCTAAAGAGATCGAGTAGACTTTCTGTACGTACATGTTCTTCTATTTGTGCGGTGGAGACAAAGGAAAACATGATCGATCGAGTAACAATTAGCTTACAGTTATCATAAATTTCATCTCGCCATATTCACAGTGCTCATCACAGAAGAAATAGTAGTTCCCAGCATCTGTCAACGTTAGCACATCATGGCCAGTATCATAAAAACCCAAGTTTGGAGTTGAAACACATTTATCAAATGTATCAGAACCAGTTGCTACAACGACATTATATTCAGTTGTGTCCCAATAATtgaaaactggaaaacaaaaaCACCATGATGTGAATTACAGTTATCTAGCAAAAAGATTAATTGCAAACATCAGTCAATTGAAACATCAGCCATGCAGTAATGAgttaataaagaaaataataaaagcaGGACAAAGAAAACCCTAACTAGTTGTTGAAGCAAGATTACCATCAGCCAGATAGTAATGAGTCAATGAAGCAAACAACAAAAGAAGGACAAAGAAAACCCTAACTAGGTAGTTAAGCAAATTAACATCAGCTAACTAGTGAAGGTGATGGAAGAATCAATGCAGTTGTTAATtccttatttatttaattttcaaaGGGGATGAATGCATGCAACACATAATTGCAAGGCATGAAGCGATGTGCTGAAGTTGTGTGGTAGATAATCACCTAAAACATCTCCAGCACTAAACGTATAGCCAGAAGCCCAAGCAGAGTAATCAACTACTCCAGCTTTCCAGCCGTCGTTACCTCCAACAACAAATTCTGTAAACCCCAAAACCATGCTGGGAAAAACGAAAAAGGCAATGAGAACCAGACCAGCACTGCGTCGTGCCATGTTAAGCTACTTGAAGACTTGAAGTAATCTGAAATTGGTCTAGTTCTATTTAAAGCTGCTTTTTGGAAGGAATAATTTAAACATCATGTACATGTTTAATAATTTACTTCGACTATAGCCGGCTTTATCGAGTAGGCCAATGAGACAGCCCCAAGTTCTCACCCTCGGAGAGATCCCCGACTTCTGTCCAAATTCAAGAAGAAATTATGTGTTGCTATTGATTGTATCTAGCTAGCTAATAAAACGACAATTGTGATAGATTTGAACTTTAGCGCGCATAAGATGGAAAGGACTTGTTAACGAATACTTTTTGTGCCGGATATCGATACATTGTGGGAGTTTCTGTACTAAAGTGATGACATTTTAAAGTCTGGATTTGAATTTGTCAAATATGCTGGGATTATTATTCTTGCTATTGTGTTCAGTTGAGAAgtgaaaccaaaacaaaattttatattgtaaaaatataatttagCCTACTGGTGTAAAAGAGATTGGATTAACTCCATCTATTGccaattagttttggatgtgaTCGAGGTTCAAATTATTTTATCATGGTACCAAACCGGGTTATTATTCTTGCTATTGTGTTCAGTTGAGAAgtgaaaccaaaacaaaatttcatattgtaaaaatataatttagCCTACTGGTGTAAAAAGAGATTGGATCAACTCCATCTATTGccaattagttttggatgtgaTCGAGGCTCAAATTATTTTATCATGGTACCAAACCGGGTTACTCACGTGAATGGTTTGAGTGATCGCCACATGTGCTCTTCGTCACTCAATATAATTTGTTCACATATATGGCTTGAGAAATCCTACACATGCAGAAGTGTGTTGAGAAtgtgaaaacaaaacaaaactccacattggaaaaatataacattgcatgagtttataaggatttTAGATCAACTCCATACaattaatatcaattgatttttGGTTGTGAAGCATAAATCGATATCATGTTTGAGATtgcttgtcacgccccggattttgaatgataaattcaaatccgaaacctgaataattacaattacaaaaaaaccaaatctcgaaacttcgagttcattattacaattcactctcacaatatatt
Protein-coding regions in this window:
- the LOC133713903 gene encoding uncharacterized protein LOC133713903 isoform X2, with the translated sequence MARRSAGLVLIAFFVFPSMVLGFTEFVVGGNDGWKAGVVDYSAWASGYTFSAGDVLDAGNYYFFCDEHCEYGEMKFMITVS
- the LOC133713903 gene encoding blue copper protein 1b-like isoform X1 — its product is MARRSAGLVLIAFFVFPSMVLGFTEFVVGGNDGWKAGVVDYSAWASGYTFSAGDVLVFNYWDTTEYNVVVATGSDTFDKCVSTPNLGFYDTGHDVLTLTDAGNYYFFCDEHCEYGEMKFMITVS